Proteins from a single region of Oncorhynchus tshawytscha isolate Ot180627B linkage group LG03, Otsh_v2.0, whole genome shotgun sequence:
- the LOC112235353 gene encoding solute carrier family 40 member 1: protein MDNAGSKKRCCESVQEFFTSPKFLIYLGHGLSTWGDRMWNFAVAVFLVGLYGNSLLLTAVYGLVVAGSVLLLGAIIGDWVDKNPRLKVAQTSLVVQNFSVILCGILLMVVFQFKEQIAELYNGWILTCCYILVISIANIANLASTAMAITIQRDWVVVVAGQDSSKLADMNATVRIIDQLTNILAPMLVGQIMSFGSNFIGCGFIAGWNLCSMCLEYGLLWKVYQKTPALALKAGKKEDDQELKQLNFPKELENGKGTVEGSQLMNEMAVVEADSPKKTSCCYQITEPLRTIRDGWVAYYNQSIFFAGMSLSFLYMTVLGFDCITTGYAYTQGLNGSVLSLLMGASAVSGICGTVAFTWVRKKCGLIRTGFISGVVQLSCLVLCVASVFAPGSPFDLSISPFQDIYSHLTGDSGNLPEADHPASMLNIDGLLVNGSTALPAEELPPLQSYLSVSLLFAGVIAARIGLWSFDLTVTQLIQENVIESERGVINGVQNSMNYLLDLLHFIMVILAPNPEAFGLLVILSVSFVAMGHIMYFRFAFKSLGRRLFLCCSPEQKAQALPDSPSSLPTTV from the exons ATGGATAACGCTGGATCTAAGAAACGTTGCTGTG AATCGGTCCAAGAGTTCTTCACATCACCAAAGTTCCTTATTTACCTGGGACATGGCCTCTCGACATGG GGCGATCGTATGTGGAACTTCGCTGTAGCCGTATTTCTGGTGGGGCTGTATGGCAACAGCCTCCTGCTCACGGCTGTGTACGGACTGGTGGTGGCAGGGTCAGTGCTGCTCCTTGGAGCCATTATCGGTGACTGGGTTGACAAAAACCCAAGACTCAAAG TGGCCCAGACTTCGCTGGTTGTCCAGAATTTTTCTGTCATACTATGTGGGATCCTCTTGATGGTGGTTTTCCAGTTCAAAGAACAGATTGCAGAGTTATACAATGGATGGATTCTG ACATGCTGCTATATCCTGGTCATCTCCATAGCCAACATTGCTAATTTGGCCAGTACTGCCATGGCAATTACCATCCAGAGAGACTGGGTGGTGGTTGTGGCTGGACAGGACAGCAGCAAGCTGGCAG ACATGAACGCCACAGTGCGGATCATCGACCAGCTGACCAACATCCTAGCGCCCATGTTGGTGGGTCAGATCATGTCTTTTGGCTCAAACTTCATTGGTTGCGGCTTTATTGCGGGCTGGAACCTGTGCTCTATGTGCCTTGAGTACGGTCTGCTATGGAAGGTCTACCAGAAAACCCCGGCACTGGCCTTGAAGGCTGGCAAAAAAGAGGATGACCAGGAACTGAAACAACTTAACTTCCCGAAAG AGCTAGAAAACGGCAAGGGCACAGTAGAGGGCTCCCAGCTCATGAACGAGATGGCTGTCGTCGAGGCCGACTCTCCCAAGAAGACGAGCTGCTGCTACCAGATAACAGAGCCCCTGCGCACCATCCGCGACGGCTGGGTGGCCTACTACAACCAGTCCATCTTCTTCGCAGGCATGTCGCTGTCCTTCCTCTACATGACGGTGCTGGGATTTGACTGCATCACCACGGGCTACGCCTACACCCAGGGCCTCAACGGCTCTGTGCTTAGCCTGCTGATGGGTGCCTCAGCCGTGTCAGGCATCTGTGGCACGGTGGCCTTCACCTGGGTTCGGAAGAAGTGTGGCCTAATCCGCACAGGCTTCATCTCGGGTGTGGTGCAACTCTCCTGCCTAGTTCTGTGCGTGGCGTCCGTCTTCGCACCGGGCAGCCCCTTCGACCTCAGCATTTCGCccttccaggacatctacagccaCCTGACAGGAGACAGCGGCAACTTACCAGAGGCCGACCATCCGGCTAGCATGCTGAACATCGATGGTCTGCTGGTCAACGGTTCGACTGCACTGCCCGCTGAAGAACTGCCGCCTCTGCAGTCCTACCTGTCAGTCAGCCTGCTGTTTGCAGGGGTTATTGCTGCTAGAATTG GTCTATGGTCCTTTGACTTAACCGTGACCCAGCTCATCCAAGAGAATGTGATCGAGTCGGAGAGGGGGGTGATTAATGGTGTCCAGAACTCAATGAACTACCTCCTGGACCTGTTGCACTTTATCATGGTGATTCTGGCGCCCAACCCTGAGGCCTTTGGCCTTCTCGTCATCCTCTCCGTCTCCTTCGTGGCCATGGGCCACATCATGTACTTCAGGTTTGCCTTCAAGAGCCTCGGGCGGCGCCTCTTCCTCTGCTGCTCGCCAGAGCAGAAGGCCCAGGCCCTCCCGGACTCTCCCTCCTCGCTTCCCACCACCGTGTAG